Proteins encoded in a region of the Halioglobus maricola genome:
- a CDS encoding leucine-rich repeat domain-containing protein — MFQRIITAVALLVSAGCGSYDLSVNERVVYTPLPLFSEYTLADEALRNCVSTEIERLKITQASQLRDLDCSDLGVESVAGLGIFTSVARLVLSDNRISDPTELGKLSLLRDLQLANNKIVDPRGLYQLPALQSLDLRGNGSLTCPGNSALLQLDELKLPGHCPRR; from the coding sequence GTGTTCCAGCGGATTATCACCGCCGTCGCTCTGCTCGTCAGCGCCGGCTGCGGCAGCTACGACCTCTCGGTCAACGAGCGCGTGGTCTACACACCGCTGCCTCTGTTTAGCGAATACACCCTCGCCGACGAGGCCCTGCGCAATTGCGTCTCCACCGAGATCGAGCGCCTGAAAATCACCCAGGCGAGCCAGCTGCGAGACCTGGACTGCTCTGACCTCGGCGTCGAGAGCGTGGCAGGGCTGGGTATTTTCACCAGTGTCGCCCGTCTCGTCCTCTCAGACAACCGTATTAGCGATCCCACGGAGCTAGGGAAGCTCAGCCTGTTGCGCGACCTCCAACTTGCCAACAACAAGATTGTTGACCCGCGGGGTCTCTACCAGTTGCCCGCCCTGCAAAGCCTCGATCTGCGGGGCAATGGGTCTCTTACCTGCCCTGGCAACAGCGCGTTGCTGCAACTTGATGAACTGAAACTCCCCGGACACTGCCCTCGACGATGA
- a CDS encoding class I SAM-dependent methyltransferase, with translation MSKIDYACVAPIDDAFLTSAQEIATRLDLPLIAVPVAPRQCTETGLLLQCGEELALQLTGPNAPGPVAVDFGSSHMRHRRQSGHNELLGRAAGVGKKPRLGVVDATAGLGRDSFVLADLGCEVLLCERNTLIQSLLQDGLRRAGLGDLWLQEVASRMSLWCGDSTGAPQLAQGEWDVIYLDPMFPAREKSAAVKKEMALFQYLLSDDAQDQGALLDWALMQDVARVVVKRPPKAEHLGDKKPSHSIKGKAVRYDVYVLRALA, from the coding sequence TTGTCGAAGATTGATTACGCCTGCGTCGCGCCAATAGACGACGCGTTTCTCACCAGCGCGCAAGAGATCGCAACACGGCTCGATCTACCTCTCATTGCTGTGCCCGTTGCCCCCCGTCAATGCACCGAGACGGGTTTACTGTTGCAGTGTGGTGAAGAACTGGCGCTGCAGCTGACAGGCCCCAACGCACCTGGCCCGGTGGCGGTAGACTTTGGATCCTCTCACATGCGTCACCGCCGGCAGTCCGGACACAACGAGCTTCTGGGGCGCGCGGCTGGCGTGGGCAAGAAGCCCCGGCTTGGCGTTGTGGATGCAACCGCAGGACTGGGACGGGACAGTTTCGTGTTGGCTGACCTCGGCTGCGAAGTCCTGCTGTGTGAGCGCAACACCCTGATACAAAGCCTGCTGCAAGACGGCTTGCGCCGCGCCGGCCTGGGGGATCTATGGCTGCAGGAGGTGGCCTCGCGAATGTCCCTCTGGTGTGGCGACAGCACGGGAGCGCCCCAGCTGGCGCAGGGCGAATGGGATGTTATTTATCTGGACCCGATGTTTCCCGCGCGCGAAAAGAGCGCGGCAGTCAAAAAGGAAATGGCGCTGTTTCAGTACCTGTTGAGCGACGATGCGCAGGATCAGGGTGCGCTGTTGGATTGGGCGCTGATGCAGGACGTGGCCAGGGTAGTTGTGAAGCGCCCACCGAAGGCAGAGCATCTGGGAGATAAAAAGCCGTCTCACAGTATCAAGGGTAAGGCTGTTCGCTACGACGTGTACGTTCTTCGTGCGCTAGCCTGA
- a CDS encoding SDR family NAD(P)-dependent oxidoreductase, with product MPESKTIALVTGASSGLGLEFCRQLAGRCDVIIAVARRADRLEALAVELDGVAEVHPVVADLATVEGVAHTMEMLRQKGPADILVNNAGYSPYGYFSTSAIDQQRGMLALHCDATITLCRAAIPFMAESGGGTIINVSSLGSFVPGPGLAVYGATKAFLNYFSQSLAAEVATQNIHVQALCPGLVRTEIHDPMADQGFDGSVFPDEMWMQADQVVKASLAALGSGQVLVTPGQGNTDIARMGAQALLDSVGG from the coding sequence ATGCCTGAATCAAAAACCATCGCGCTGGTCACCGGCGCCTCCTCCGGACTGGGTCTGGAATTCTGCCGCCAACTGGCTGGCCGCTGTGACGTGATCATCGCAGTTGCACGACGGGCTGATCGCCTCGAGGCGCTGGCGGTAGAGCTGGATGGCGTAGCAGAGGTTCACCCGGTAGTAGCGGATCTCGCCACTGTGGAAGGGGTGGCTCACACCATGGAAATGCTGCGCCAGAAAGGGCCAGCGGATATTCTGGTAAATAACGCGGGATACAGCCCATACGGTTATTTTTCGACGTCGGCGATCGACCAGCAGCGCGGCATGCTTGCGCTGCACTGTGACGCCACAATCACCCTGTGTCGGGCGGCAATTCCGTTCATGGCCGAGTCCGGTGGCGGCACGATTATCAACGTATCTTCTCTGGGTTCATTCGTGCCGGGTCCCGGGCTGGCGGTGTACGGGGCGACCAAGGCTTTTCTGAACTACTTTTCCCAGTCACTGGCTGCTGAGGTGGCTACGCAGAACATACACGTCCAGGCGCTTTGCCCGGGCCTGGTTCGCACGGAAATCCACGACCCGATGGCTGACCAGGGATTCGATGGTTCAGTGTTCCCGGATGAGATGTGGATGCAGGCGGACCAGGTGGTAAAGGCCAGCTTGGCGGCACTCGGCAGTGGTCAGGTGCTGGTGACGCCCGGCCAGGGCAATACCGATATCGCGCGCATGGGTGCGCAGGCATTGCTCGATTCAGTCGGCGGTTAA
- the dapE gene encoding succinyl-diaminopimelate desuccinylase, protein MDSTLELCCELIRRPSVTPEDCGCQALMMERLTAIGFSCTPLPFGDVDNFWATHGEKGPILVFAGHTDVVPTGPEEQWHSPPFEPTLKGDTLYGRGTADMKASLAAMVVACEEFVAEHPDHTGRIGFLITSDEEGPATDGTVRVIEHLSAQGEKIDWCLVGEPSSTKTLGDVIKNGRRGSLNATLTVKGVQGHIAYPHLAENPIHRLAPALKSLTDEVWDEGNTFFPPTSMQVSNINGGTGATNVIPGEVEVVFNFRFSTEVTDVELRQRTEAILDSHALDYAIEWSLSGQPFLTPSGELVEAAVASIRTVTGLDTELSTSGGTSDGRFIAPTGAQVVELGPINATIHKLNEEVHAPDLPRLTAIYRGILENLLTAD, encoded by the coding sequence GTGGACAGTACCCTGGAACTCTGCTGTGAACTGATTCGCCGTCCCTCGGTCACCCCAGAGGATTGCGGCTGCCAGGCCCTGATGATGGAGAGGCTCACAGCTATTGGTTTCAGCTGTACCCCACTGCCCTTCGGAGATGTAGATAACTTCTGGGCTACCCACGGCGAGAAAGGCCCGATTCTGGTGTTCGCTGGACACACCGATGTCGTTCCCACCGGGCCCGAGGAGCAGTGGCATTCTCCTCCGTTCGAGCCGACCCTGAAGGGCGACACACTCTACGGTCGCGGTACCGCTGACATGAAAGCCAGCCTCGCGGCGATGGTGGTGGCCTGTGAAGAATTCGTAGCGGAACATCCAGATCACACCGGACGCATTGGTTTTCTGATCACGTCCGACGAGGAAGGCCCCGCAACCGACGGCACCGTGCGAGTGATTGAACACCTTTCAGCGCAAGGTGAAAAAATTGACTGGTGCCTGGTGGGCGAGCCCTCCAGTACCAAAACGCTTGGCGATGTCATCAAAAACGGCCGCCGCGGTTCCCTCAACGCCACCCTGACGGTAAAGGGTGTACAGGGACATATTGCCTATCCTCACCTGGCTGAAAACCCGATCCATCGTTTGGCCCCTGCCCTAAAATCACTGACGGACGAAGTCTGGGATGAAGGCAATACGTTTTTCCCTCCGACGTCGATGCAGGTCTCCAACATCAACGGCGGCACCGGTGCCACCAACGTGATACCCGGCGAAGTGGAAGTCGTTTTCAATTTCCGCTTTTCGACCGAAGTGACCGACGTGGAACTGCGTCAGCGAACCGAGGCTATTCTCGATTCACACGCGCTGGATTACGCGATCGAGTGGAGTCTCAGCGGGCAACCCTTCCTGACACCGAGCGGTGAATTGGTAGAAGCAGCCGTCGCCAGTATTCGCACTGTGACTGGGTTGGATACAGAACTGTCAACGTCCGGCGGGACCTCAGACGGCCGCTTTATCGCGCCCACCGGGGCACAGGTAGTCGAGTTGGGCCCCATCAACGCCACAATCCACAAACTCAACGAGGAAGTGCACGCACCCGACCTGCCGCGTCTGACCGCTATCTATCGCGGCATTCTTGAGAACCTTTTAACCGCCGACTGA
- the dapD gene encoding 2,3,4,5-tetrahydropyridine-2,6-dicarboxylate N-succinyltransferase, protein MTDSAFAFGLGVGTLNAKGEWLEVYFPQPVLAPSAELTAATSGLDSASPLTADDLRALAEKLTDAGEPELAAFASRVRDSGRPAVAVLLGDDTPPTSVPEGYLKLHLLSHRLVKPHGTDLSGLFGVLPNVAWTNEGAIDLAELPERQLNARLRGELLEVSCVDKFPKMTNYVVPTGVRIAHTARVRLGAHLGEGTTIMHEGFVNFNAGTDGPGMIEGRISAGVMVGEGSDLGGGCSTMGTLSGGGDIVIAVGRECLIGANAGIGIPLGDRCTVEAGLFITAGTKVSMLDADGQAVESVKARDLAGKSDLLFRRNSANGAVECLTNRSAIELNEELHAHN, encoded by the coding sequence ATGACTGATTCAGCGTTTGCCTTCGGCCTCGGCGTCGGCACACTCAACGCCAAGGGCGAGTGGCTAGAAGTATATTTCCCCCAGCCCGTGCTGGCTCCATCCGCGGAACTGACAGCCGCGACCAGCGGCCTGGATAGCGCTAGCCCACTCACTGCTGACGACCTGCGCGCACTGGCAGAAAAACTGACCGACGCCGGCGAACCAGAACTCGCCGCCTTCGCCAGTCGCGTTCGCGACAGCGGCCGGCCTGCAGTGGCAGTCCTGCTGGGTGACGACACCCCGCCAACGAGCGTCCCCGAAGGCTACTTGAAGCTACACCTGCTATCTCACCGTCTGGTAAAGCCCCACGGCACTGATCTCAGCGGTTTGTTTGGCGTGCTGCCCAACGTGGCCTGGACCAATGAAGGCGCAATAGACCTCGCCGAACTGCCCGAGCGTCAGCTGAACGCGCGCCTGCGAGGCGAATTACTGGAAGTCAGCTGTGTCGATAAATTCCCAAAAATGACGAACTACGTGGTTCCCACTGGTGTGCGCATCGCCCATACCGCTCGCGTTCGTCTGGGCGCCCATCTGGGTGAAGGCACCACCATCATGCACGAGGGCTTCGTCAACTTTAATGCCGGCACCGACGGCCCGGGCATGATCGAGGGCCGAATATCAGCGGGCGTTATGGTCGGTGAAGGCTCTGACCTCGGCGGCGGCTGCTCTACCATGGGCACACTATCTGGGGGCGGTGATATTGTGATCGCTGTTGGCAGAGAATGCCTCATTGGCGCCAACGCAGGTATCGGCATACCCCTGGGTGATCGTTGCACCGTAGAGGCCGGCCTGTTTATTACCGCCGGCACCAAAGTCAGCATGCTCGACGCCGACGGCCAGGCCGTCGAGTCAGTCAAGGCACGCGACCTTGCCGGCAAGAGTGATCTGCTGTTCCGCCGCAATTCAGCCAACGGCGCGGTCGAATGCCTCACCAATCGTTCCGCCATCGAGCTGAACGAAGAACTGCACGCCCACAATTGA
- a CDS encoding ArsC family reductase → MITLYGIKNCDSVKKARKWLDAKGVDYRFHDFRVDGVSASDVANWLDALGWETVVNRRSTTWKGLSPEQRENMDRDSALAAILEEPTLVKRPLLDAGGEYHCGFKDASYQQIFNHHTL, encoded by the coding sequence GTGATCACGCTCTACGGTATCAAAAATTGCGACTCGGTCAAAAAAGCCCGCAAATGGCTCGACGCAAAAGGCGTGGACTATCGGTTCCACGACTTTCGCGTTGACGGAGTGAGCGCCAGTGACGTTGCCAACTGGCTCGACGCCCTGGGCTGGGAAACCGTAGTCAATCGGCGCAGTACCACCTGGAAGGGCCTGAGCCCTGAACAGCGCGAGAACATGGATCGCGACAGTGCACTGGCGGCAATTCTCGAAGAGCCCACCCTGGTGAAACGCCCACTGCTCGACGCTGGCGGCGAATACCACTGCGGCTTCAAGGACGCCAGCTACCAACAGATATTCAACCACCATACCCTCTGA
- a CDS encoding MAPEG family protein: MALQDLSLTLPMLGMLTLTMLVWAYLLVQRLGYATSHGIDAENLKSPDQVAAQIPAESSTASHNFKNLLEVPVLFYVICLYLTMVGQVDSLYVNCAWAFLGFRVLHSLIHCSYNKVMHRFIVYLLASFALWVMVVRALLAAL; encoded by the coding sequence ATGGCTCTACAAGACCTGTCTCTTACTCTGCCGATGCTGGGCATGCTTACCCTGACCATGTTGGTATGGGCGTATCTCCTGGTGCAGCGGCTGGGCTATGCGACCTCTCATGGCATTGACGCAGAGAATTTGAAATCGCCAGATCAGGTGGCGGCGCAAATTCCCGCGGAATCCTCTACGGCGAGCCACAATTTCAAGAACCTGCTCGAGGTTCCTGTCTTGTTCTACGTGATCTGCCTGTACCTGACCATGGTCGGCCAGGTCGATTCGCTATATGTCAACTGTGCCTGGGCGTTTCTCGGTTTCCGTGTGCTTCACTCGCTCATTCACTGCAGCTACAACAAAGTGATGCACCGGTTTATCGTCTACCTTCTGGCCAGCTTTGCCCTCTGGGTGATGGTGGTGAGGGCACTGTTGGCCGCGCTTTAA
- a CDS encoding PA4642 family protein → MKKDKQKVIDDVWTEDHIRSFLDFRPHDGSNEDFHILQKAYQSMRADDFELFVSMFTGQERDVNATGRDGRTVLAIVGEHRKGTPYAEILKAAGAA, encoded by the coding sequence ATGAAGAAAGACAAACAGAAAGTAATAGACGACGTCTGGACTGAAGATCACATCCGCAGCTTTTTGGATTTCCGGCCACACGATGGAAGCAATGAGGATTTTCATATCCTGCAGAAAGCCTACCAGAGCATGCGAGCGGACGACTTCGAATTGTTCGTGAGCATGTTCACAGGGCAAGAGCGCGATGTGAATGCCACCGGCCGTGATGGCCGCACCGTACTGGCTATCGTGGGCGAGCACCGCAAGGGCACGCCCTATGCAGAGATTCTGAAGGCTGCAGGCGCCGCCTGA
- the gatB gene encoding Asp-tRNA(Asn)/Glu-tRNA(Gln) amidotransferase subunit GatB, translating to MQWETVIGLEVHLQLATRSKIFSGSATTFGAAPNTQASAVDLAMPGMLPVLNKEAVHMAVMFGLGIGAEIGMRSVFDRKNYFYPDLPKGYQISQFEDPIVGKGSFEIQMEDGSTREIGITRAHLEEDAGKSLHEDFHGMSGIDLNRAGTPLLEIVSEPDIRSAAEAVAYLKALHSLVTYLGISDGNMAEGSMRCDINISLRPKGQEALGTRAEIKNVNSFRFVERAIRHEFDRQADILEDGGKIVQETRLYDPDRDETRSMRSKEVANDYRYFPEPDLLPIVIDGAYVEAVRETLPELPTAKRHRFVEQYQLSAYDANVLADSIALADYYEAVVAVCGDAKIAANWVQVELLGLLNKAELDISASPVAAAALGGLINRILDNTISGKIAKQVFEAMWNGEGTADEVIDAKGLKQVSDSGAIEAMVDEVIANSAAQVEQYLAADDAKRKKLVGYFVGQVMKASKGQANPGMVNKLLAQKLK from the coding sequence ATGCAATGGGAAACAGTGATAGGCCTTGAGGTTCACCTCCAGCTGGCCACGCGCTCCAAAATCTTCTCTGGCTCCGCCACAACCTTTGGTGCCGCGCCCAATACCCAGGCCAGTGCCGTAGACCTGGCCATGCCCGGCATGCTGCCGGTCCTCAACAAGGAAGCGGTCCACATGGCGGTCATGTTCGGCCTGGGCATCGGCGCCGAGATAGGCATGCGCTCAGTGTTCGACCGCAAGAACTACTTCTACCCTGATCTTCCCAAGGGCTACCAGATCAGCCAGTTTGAAGACCCCATCGTGGGCAAGGGGAGCTTCGAGATCCAGATGGAAGACGGCAGCACCCGAGAGATCGGCATCACCCGGGCCCACCTGGAAGAAGATGCCGGCAAATCGCTACATGAAGATTTTCACGGTATGAGTGGCATCGACCTGAACCGCGCCGGCACACCGCTGCTGGAGATCGTGTCCGAACCGGACATTCGCTCAGCCGCAGAAGCGGTCGCCTACCTCAAGGCACTGCACAGCCTGGTGACGTACCTCGGGATATCGGATGGCAACATGGCAGAGGGTTCCATGCGCTGCGATATCAATATCTCCCTGCGACCCAAAGGCCAGGAGGCATTGGGCACCCGCGCGGAGATAAAGAACGTCAACTCATTCCGCTTTGTAGAGCGCGCTATTCGCCATGAGTTCGACCGCCAGGCCGACATTCTTGAAGACGGAGGCAAGATCGTTCAGGAAACTCGCCTGTACGACCCGGACCGCGATGAGACCCGCTCAATGCGCAGCAAGGAGGTGGCCAACGACTACCGCTACTTCCCCGAACCGGATCTGCTGCCGATCGTGATCGACGGAGCCTATGTTGAGGCCGTGCGCGAGACGCTGCCCGAACTGCCCACCGCCAAGCGACACCGGTTTGTAGAGCAGTACCAACTCTCTGCTTACGACGCCAACGTGCTCGCCGATAGCATTGCCCTGGCCGACTACTACGAGGCCGTGGTGGCCGTCTGCGGCGATGCCAAGATTGCCGCGAACTGGGTACAGGTAGAGCTACTCGGGCTACTGAACAAGGCTGAACTCGATATCAGCGCCTCTCCAGTCGCGGCAGCCGCACTGGGTGGCTTGATTAATCGTATTCTCGACAACACCATCTCAGGCAAGATCGCCAAACAGGTCTTCGAAGCCATGTGGAATGGCGAAGGTACTGCCGACGAGGTGATCGATGCCAAAGGCCTCAAGCAGGTCTCAGACAGTGGTGCTATCGAAGCCATGGTGGACGAAGTAATAGCCAACAGCGCGGCACAGGTTGAACAATACCTTGCCGCAGATGATGCCAAACGCAAAAAACTTGTGGGCTATTTCGTCGGGCAAGTTATGAAAGCTTCCAAAGGCCAGGCCAATCCCGGCATGGTCAACAAACTACTCGCACAGAAACTGAAATGA
- the gatA gene encoding Asp-tRNA(Asn)/Glu-tRNA(Gln) amidotransferase subunit GatA, producing the protein MYELTVAELSAGLRDNRFTSVELTSAYLDRIDAFNGELNAFITVDRQAAIAAATAADAQIAAGQGGPLTGVPIAHKDIFCTEGMRTSCGSRMLDNFVPPYDATVISRFRDAGAVILGKTNLDEFAMGSSNENSYYGPTRNPWDIKLVPGGSSGGSAAAVAAMLAPAATGTDTGGSIRQPAAFCGITGLKPTYGRVSRLGMIAYASSLDQGGPMARTAEDCALLLNVMAGHDPLDSTSSEQASEDYTANLNAPLDGLRIGLPTEYFGDGLDAATGERIKTALGELQAQGAELVEISLPNAALTIPAYYIIAPAEASTNLSRFDGVRYGHRCEDPADLHDLYTRTREEGFGDEVKRRILVGTYALSAGYYDAYYRKAQQARRLIRDDFLTAFNDVDVIAGPTTPGPAFPLGAKSNDPVAMYLEDVYTLAANLAGLPGISTPAGLVDGKPVGLQLIGRHFEESRLLNVAHRLQQATDWHKQTPATVNGGAA; encoded by the coding sequence ATGTACGAACTCACTGTCGCCGAGCTGTCCGCAGGATTGCGGGACAACCGCTTCACCAGCGTGGAACTCACCAGCGCTTACCTCGACCGCATCGACGCTTTTAACGGCGAACTCAACGCTTTTATCACCGTCGATCGGCAGGCCGCTATCGCCGCTGCTACCGCGGCGGACGCCCAGATTGCAGCAGGTCAGGGTGGTCCCCTGACCGGTGTACCTATCGCTCACAAAGACATATTCTGCACCGAAGGCATGCGCACCAGCTGTGGTTCACGCATGCTGGACAACTTCGTCCCGCCCTACGACGCCACGGTGATTAGTCGCTTTCGCGACGCCGGGGCCGTTATTCTGGGCAAAACCAATCTGGATGAGTTCGCCATGGGCTCCTCCAACGAAAACAGTTACTACGGCCCTACTCGCAACCCCTGGGACATTAAGCTGGTACCCGGCGGCTCTTCCGGCGGCTCTGCCGCTGCCGTAGCAGCTATGTTGGCACCGGCCGCCACCGGCACGGACACCGGCGGCTCAATCCGCCAGCCCGCGGCTTTTTGCGGCATTACCGGCCTCAAACCCACGTACGGCCGAGTCTCTCGCCTGGGCATGATCGCTTATGCCTCGAGCCTGGATCAGGGTGGGCCTATGGCGCGCACCGCAGAGGACTGTGCCCTGCTGCTTAATGTCATGGCCGGTCACGACCCGCTGGACTCAACTTCCTCAGAACAGGCATCTGAAGACTACACTGCAAACCTCAATGCCCCGCTGGACGGCTTGCGCATCGGCCTGCCTACTGAATATTTCGGCGATGGCCTGGATGCAGCCACCGGCGAGCGCATCAAAACCGCTCTAGGAGAACTACAAGCCCAGGGCGCGGAGCTGGTGGAAATCTCCCTGCCCAATGCCGCCCTCACCATTCCCGCCTACTACATTATTGCCCCCGCGGAAGCCTCCACCAACCTGTCGCGCTTCGACGGTGTGCGTTACGGCCACCGCTGCGAAGACCCTGCAGATCTGCACGATCTCTACACCCGCACCCGTGAGGAGGGTTTCGGCGACGAAGTGAAGCGCCGGATTCTGGTAGGCACCTATGCACTGTCCGCGGGTTACTACGACGCCTATTACCGCAAGGCACAACAGGCGCGCCGCCTGATTCGCGACGACTTTCTCACGGCTTTCAACGACGTCGACGTGATAGCGGGCCCCACGACTCCTGGCCCGGCCTTCCCTCTGGGCGCCAAAAGCAACGATCCGGTCGCGATGTACCTTGAAGACGTGTACACGCTGGCGGCGAACCTGGCCGGACTGCCAGGCATCTCGACCCCTGCAGGCCTTGTAGACGGCAAGCCTGTTGGCTTGCAGCTCATTGGCCGCCACTTCGAAGAATCCCGCCTGCTAAACGTGGCCCACCGCCTGCAGCAGGCCACCGATTGGCACAAGCAAACACCTGCCACCGTCAATGGAGGTGCCGCCTGA
- the gatC gene encoding Asp-tRNA(Asn)/Glu-tRNA(Gln) amidotransferase subunit GatC, which yields MAIEQDEIEKIAELARIGIDADQISEVTQRITEILGMVDQLQAADTDGVEPMANPLDATARLRADEVTELNRREAFQAIAPATEDGLYLVPKVIE from the coding sequence ATGGCTATAGAGCAAGACGAGATAGAGAAAATTGCGGAGCTCGCGCGAATCGGCATTGACGCCGACCAAATTAGCGAGGTAACCCAGCGCATCACTGAGATTCTGGGAATGGTGGACCAATTACAGGCTGCCGATACAGATGGCGTTGAACCCATGGCAAACCCGCTGGACGCCACCGCGCGCCTGCGCGCCGATGAGGTGACTGAACTAAACCGCCGCGAGGCGTTCCAGGCGATCGCCCCTGCCACCGAAGACGGGCTATACCTCGTCCCCAAAGTTATTGAATAA